The sequence ACGTTGGCGGATTCGGAAAAAAAGCAGATTTGGGACAGAATAATTGCAGGCAGGTGGAATCTCCCGTGATATCCCATCAAAACACCCGAGGTCTATATGATTAGGACGCTTGCTATTACGATGTATTTCCTTTGTCTCTGTGCCCTTTCAGGCGAACCAGATTACGCATTGACTAGGTTGGAAAACTACAAGCCAACCGAAGGATCGTTGGTGCTCAAGGATATTCTGCATTCGGTCAATCAGACCATGCCAACTGGTGATTATCAGAGTTGGCAACGTCTTCGTACGATTATCGGAGACGAATCGCTTGTGCCTCAAGTTCGAATGGGCGCACTAGATATCGTCTTGCAGAAGGCCGACCAGCGGATTGCTAGCGAAGTGCTTGTAGACGGCTGCAGATGGTCTGAGCTTGTGGCATTAGGCCAGGGATCGAACTCTACGCTCGTGTTGCTGGTCGATCGGCTGTTGGAACATCTTGCGACCTCTCCGTGGAGAGAATGGTCGGGATCGTCTGTCGCAGGAATGACCCTTATCCAGAACGGGGCGATTGGCAAAGGACTCGGCTTAGAGTCCCACGGCAAAGCAATGCTCGCTCTATCGAACTCTACTGCGGCCATTGCTGACCGGCAGCAAATAGCATTACGAATCATAGCGGCCACAATGGGACACACTGAGACAAGTCCAGTATTGATTGCCTTGCTCGACGAGTCGTGCTTCCCTGCATTGCGCGAAATGGTGCATCGCAGCGCCGACCCCTTGACATTTCAATACCACGCTACTGCGTATCTAGCCTACCTCGGTGACGAAGGGGTGTTGCCAACTCTACGAGAACGGGAGCGGTCGTTTCGATTATTCACCAATCGAACTCCTGGCTATGAAGACATAGGCCCTCGAATGGCGAACTTGATCGGCATGTGGATCGAAGAGATTGAAATGCAGCATCCTCCGACCGCGCTGCTGGACTTTATAGCATCAAATAGACGACTCGAAATAAACGAATCCCATTGGCGAGAATGGGCCGTAAGACGAGCTGTGGAGATTGGGCTTGACAAGCGCGGTATCCGTGAGGCGATATTGAAGTTCGCTAGTCGAGTGCAGCCAACGGTTGTTCGCCATAAGAAGACTGGGGATAGCCGAGTTTTTTACTATCAGCTTGTTCCGGTCAAGCGAGTTGGATTATCACTGAATATTCTATCGCCCGAGGACTTGCCTCAAGTGCATGTGCCAGTTGATGCCAATCTCGAACAGCACTAAGGGTGTCCTCTTTCGGTGATCGAAAGACACAAGGAATGGCAAACGAGCACTCGTGGTTTGAGATCGTTGGCGCATGGGCAGGGCTGCTCGGGGGAGTGATAGGGGCACTCTCTCTTGTTGTCTCTTGGCCGTACCGCCAAGTCCACGGATGCAAAGCATGCGGAGGAGCGGGAGGCGAAGAAGCCGAGGCCATGCGCCTTGGAGGCGGGTCGCTTGTCATCCGAGTTGTCAATACAGGCTCAGTGCCGATTCAGCTTCGACTCCTGGAACTTGTATACAGCACTTCAAGGGCATTCGGAGATGCCCATAAGTCATTGATCTTAAAAGATTTATAGCCGCCGGTGGGGTGGCAGAGTGGTCGAATGCGCCGGTCTTGAAAACCGGTAGAGGCGTCAGTCTCTCGGGGGTTCGAATCCCCCCCCCACCGCTTGACCGCGGATGCACCGCAACCTTCTGCATGCATCTGGGACCATCGAGCGTTCTTCGCGAGAGCATTGGTTGTTCTCATCGACGGGGGTGGTGTCGGAGGCGCCTGCCGGCGCGATTGGCGCTCAATCGTCATTCGCTCGCGGGTCGCCTAGGCCAGGTCGAAGCGGTCCAGATTCATCACCTTGGCCCACGCGGCCACGAAGTCGCGGACGAACTTCTCCATCCCGTCGGCGCTTCCGTATACCTCCGCCAGGGCTCGCAGCTGAGAGTTCGAGCCGAAGACCAGGTCCACGCGGGTGGCCGTCCATTTCAGATCTCCCGTCTTCCGATCACGCCCTTCGAACGCGTCGGCCGCGGGCGAGGCCGGCTTCCACTGCGTCCCCATGTCCAGTAGGTTCACGAAGAAGTCGTTGGTCAACGCCCCGGGCCGAGTGGTGAACATGCCGTGCTTCGTCCCGTCCGCGTTCGTGCCGAGCACCCGCATGCCGCCGATGAGCACCGTCATCTCCGGCGCCGTCAGGGTCAGCAGTTGGGCCTTATCGATCAGCAGCGCCTCCGCCGGCATCGCGTACCGGCCCTTCAGGTAGTTGCGAAAACCGTCCGCGTTCGGTTCGAGCACCGCGAAGGCCTCCGCATCGGTCTGTTCCTGCGACGCATCGGTACGGCCCGCCACGAACGGGACCGTCGCCTCCACCCCCGCCTTCCGCGCGGCCTCCTCGACCGCAGCGCATCCGCCCAACACGATCAGGTCCGCCATCGTGACCTTCTTGCCGCCGGTCTGCGACCCGTTGAACGTCTCTCGGACGCCCTCGAGCGCCTTGAGTACCTTGGCCAGCTGCGCCGGCTGATTCACCGGCCAGTCCTTCTGCGGCGCCAACCGGACGCGGGCGCCGTTCGCACCGCCCCGCTTGTCCGACCCCCGGAACGTCGACGCCGACGCCCACGCCGCCGAAACCAGCTCCGACACGGAGAGTCCTGACGCCAGCACCTTGCTCTTGAGCAAGGCGATGTCCCGAGCGTCGATGAGCGGGTGGTCCACGGCCGGAACCGGATCCTGCCAGATGAGTTCCTCCGCCGGAACCTCCGGGCCGAGGTACCGCGCACGCGGCCCCATGTCGCGGTGCGTCAGCTTGAACCATGCCCGCGCGAAGGCGTCCGCGAACTCCTCCGGGTGTTCCATGAATCGCCGCGAGATCTTCTCGTACGCCGGGTCGATCCTGAGCGACAGGTCCGTCGTCAGCATCGTCGGAACCAGCTTTTTCGACGGATCGTGCGCGTGCGGGATCGTCGCCTTCGCCCCCTTCGCGACCCACTGGTGCGCGCCCGCCGGGCTCTTGCTGAGTTCCCACTCGTGCCCGAAGAGCATCTCGAAGAACCCGACGCCCCACCTGGTGGGCGTGGCCGTCCACGTTACCTCCAGCCCGCTCGTGATCGTGTCGCCGGCGCATCCCTTGCCGAAGGTGTTGCGCCACCCCAGCCCCTGCTCCTCCATCCCCACTGCCTCCGGCTCGCGCCCGACGTGCGACGTGGGCGCAGCGCCGTGCGTCTTGCCGAACGTGTGTCCGCCCGCGATGAGCGCCACCGTCTCCTCGTCGTTCATCGCCATCCGCGCAAACGTCTCGCGGATGTCCACCGCCGCCTTCACCGGGTCCGGCGTGCCGTCCGGACCCTCCGGGTTCACGTAAATCAGGCCCATCTGCACCGCGGCCAGCGGCCGCTCGAGGTTGCGGCTGTGCGTCTTGGCGTGAGGATCGTCATCGGAGACCGTCACGCCGCCCGGCTTCTCAACCCCCTCGGATCCGCTCGCGTACCGGATGTCGCCGGCGAGCCATGTCCGTTCGGCCCCCCAGTAGACGTCCTGGTCGGGCTCCCATACGTCCTCGCGCCCGCCGCCGAAACCGAAGGTCTTGAGGCCCATCGTCTCGAGCGCCACGTTGCCCGCGAGGATCATCAGGTCCGCCCACGAGATCTTCCGCCCGTACTTCTGCTTGATCGGCCACAACAGCCGCCTCGCCTTGTCCAGGCTCACATTGTCCGGCCAGCTGTTCAGCGGCGCAAAGCGCTGCTGCCCCCGCCCGCCACCGCCGCGCCCGTCTCCGGTTCGGTAGGTCCCGGCGCTGTGCCACGCCATGCGGATGAACAGCGGCCCGTAGTGCCCGAAGTCGGCCGGCCACCACTCCTGCGAGTCCGTCATCAGCGCCGCGAGGTCCTTCTTGAGCCCCGCGTAGTCCAGGCTCTCGAACTCCTTCGCGTAATTGAAGTCGCGCCCCATCGGGTCCGACTTGGACGAGTGCTGGTGCAGGAGGTCGACCCGCAGCTGGTTCGGCCACCACTCGCGGTTCGTCGTGCCGGCGCCGCGGGTGTGCGAGAATGGACACTTGGACTCGGTGGCCATGGCGATCTCCTTCGGGTTGCTCTTCGCAACGGGTCAGTCTTGCTTCGAACCGCGATTCTTCCGGGGTGTCGCCCCCGTCGAACCCCCACGCCTCGCGATGCACGCGGGGCACGTTCCCCAGTAGATCACTTCTGCTTCGTCAACCTGGAAGCCCAGCGCGCGCGCCGGCGTCAGGCACGGCGCGTCGCCGACGGCGCAGTCGACGTCCACCGTCGTCCCGCAGCCGCGGCAGATCATGTGGTGGTGGTTGTCGCCGATGCGGTCCTCGTACCTCGCCGGGGATCCAGCGGGCTGGATGCGACGGAGAATCCCCTTCTCGGCCAGAACGCCGAGCGCGTCGTAGACCGCCTGCCGGGAAATCACGCCGATCTCGGCTCGCACGTCCTGCGCGACCTCGTCCGCCGTGGAGTGCGGCCGACGCGCGACAGCGCGCAGCACCGCGAGCCGCTGCACCGTCACGTGCACGCCGTGCTCACGCAGGATGTCCTCGGGCTCCTCCGGCACGCGAGAGCCTATGAGCCAGTTGTGGACCTTGTCAAGATTTTGATTGAGTCCAATGTCCTGGGTTGCCGCGGGGTTCGGCGCGAGGGTGTCAGGGGGCGCGCGGATGAATGGGGGGCGCGGGGCGGGGCGGAGACGGAGAACGCGCGAGCGAGAATGTCGGCCGTATCGCGGCTCGCGTGCATCGGTGTGTGGGAGATCGATGGCGCGGGGGCGGTTGGCGGTGGGGCTTCGATGTGGGAGGGGGTGGCCGCGGAAGGAGAGGGGGAGCACGGGGAGCCGTCGAGGAGGCGCGATGCCGGGGCGGGAGCGGGCTGCGGGGGCGTTGTGGATTGGCGCTGGGGAGGAGGAGCGGAAGGCGGGGGAGAGGCTGGCCGCGTGTCGGTGGCGCGGCGCGGGCCGGGGGTGAAGTTGGCGAGGCGAAGCAGGAGTGCTGCGGCGCGGCGGGCGGTCTCGCGGGAGCGGCGGCGGAGTTCTAACCCGCGCTGGTCGCCGGAGCGGACGGGGAAGTGGGCTTCGTCGGCGTTGTGCTCGTCGATGGAGCGGCCGAGGGCGATGGTGGCCGCGGGGAGGAAGTTGAAGGCGACGATGCGGGTGCGGCGGGCGATGGTGGACTCGATGTGATCGAGTCGCTCGGCGATCTCGGGCTCGGCGAACCAGAGGACGAGGGCTTCGACGGTGGTGTGGTGGAGGTCGGCGACGTCGCGGAGGGTGAGGGTGGGATCGGTGACGGAGTCGAGGATCTTGGCCGCGAGGTCGGGGGAGGGGTTGAAGGAGGGGAGCATGACCCGGGCATAATACGGGTTTTTAACGGTGTGTCAATAGGGTTTTGATAGGAATGTGGAAAATGCAGCAAGTGGTGGGTGGGGCTTGGGTTGCGCTCAATGCAAGGAGGTGGTGTGGTTGCCATGAGGAGAACTGCTGCCGCCTGGTACCCCAAAACCCGAATGCGACCCCTACGCCCGGGCCGACACCTTCCGCATCACGCGGTACCGTGCCCGACCTTCGCAGGCTTGGCTCGTCGCCAGCGTGACGCAAATCGCCGATTCGAATCACGCGCAAAATCTTCGGAGAGCACAGCCATGCTCAGGTCGTCGTAGCCGAAGAACGAGCCCGCTGACCAGTTGTGACTGCCGATAATTGTCTGCTCCTGGTCGATCACGATCATCTTGCTGTGGAGGAGGCGGTTCTCGCGATCCGTGCGCACCGACACGCCATGCCGAAGCAGATACTGCACTGCCGCCGCGTTGATGACCTGCGATCGATACGGATCACCGCGGCGATCGCGATCAACCAGTACCCGGATGCGGACACCACGATTGTGTGCGGCGATCAGAGCATCAAGAAGCGCTCGAGTGGGATGGTTCTGCTTCGGCCAAGCTATATGGAACATCAGAACGTCGACGGAGCGCTGGGCCGCTCGAATCTCGTCCCGCGTGTAGTAGTAGTACTGGCGCCCCGGAAGCACCATCGATTCTGAGGCCATCCGGGCACGCGGGCGTTCGACCTGGGTGAAGGGCCGGGGCAGGTGGTGCTTGAGATGCGGGTGTCGATGCGAAGCGACGACATGTGCGACTCGCTGCAGAGCGGCGAGCAAGCGACTTCGGGAGTCCTGAGCCGGCTCTTGGGCTATCAATGCCTCAAGGTCGCGACGCCAGTCACCGCTGGCACGGACGTGCGGAGTCGGCTCGCGGCGGAAATTCAGGAACTTCCTGAGGCGACTGGCACGGGCCTGTCCGACGAGAGAAACGCGACGCGCCAGATCGGAAGCGTCGCGAAACGGCCCGTTCTCGTCACGCTCTGCGATGGTGGCCTGGACTCGACGCGGCGTCATATCCGGCAGCGCCCCGAGCGCCTCTCCATCGGCAAAGTTGATTTCGAGGCGCGTCACGGCCTCGATGACCAATCGGCTTCGTTTCTGATGGAACTGGTACCCCGGCGCGGGCGAAGCCGTCCCGCCGAGGGTA comes from Phycisphaeraceae bacterium and encodes:
- the katG gene encoding catalase/peroxidase HPI; protein product: MATESKCPFSHTRGAGTTNREWWPNQLRVDLLHQHSSKSDPMGRDFNYAKEFESLDYAGLKKDLAALMTDSQEWWPADFGHYGPLFIRMAWHSAGTYRTGDGRGGGGRGQQRFAPLNSWPDNVSLDKARRLLWPIKQKYGRKISWADLMILAGNVALETMGLKTFGFGGGREDVWEPDQDVYWGAERTWLAGDIRYASGSEGVEKPGGVTVSDDDPHAKTHSRNLERPLAAVQMGLIYVNPEGPDGTPDPVKAAVDIRETFARMAMNDEETVALIAGGHTFGKTHGAAPTSHVGREPEAVGMEEQGLGWRNTFGKGCAGDTITSGLEVTWTATPTRWGVGFFEMLFGHEWELSKSPAGAHQWVAKGAKATIPHAHDPSKKLVPTMLTTDLSLRIDPAYEKISRRFMEHPEEFADAFARAWFKLTHRDMGPRARYLGPEVPAEELIWQDPVPAVDHPLIDARDIALLKSKVLASGLSVSELVSAAWASASTFRGSDKRGGANGARVRLAPQKDWPVNQPAQLAKVLKALEGVRETFNGSQTGGKKVTMADLIVLGGCAAVEEAARKAGVEATVPFVAGRTDASQEQTDAEAFAVLEPNADGFRNYLKGRYAMPAEALLIDKAQLLTLTAPEMTVLIGGMRVLGTNADGTKHGMFTTRPGALTNDFFVNLLDMGTQWKPASPAADAFEGRDRKTGDLKWTATRVDLVFGSNSQLRALAEVYGSADGMEKFVRDFVAAWAKVMNLDRFDLA
- a CDS encoding transcriptional repressor translates to MPEEPEDILREHGVHVTVQRLAVLRAVARRPHSTADEVAQDVRAEIGVISRQAVYDALGVLAEKGILRRIQPAGSPARYEDRIGDNHHHMICRGCGTTVDVDCAVGDAPCLTPARALGFQVDEAEVIYWGTCPACIARRGGSTGATPRKNRGSKQD